Genomic window (Helianthus annuus cultivar XRQ/B chromosome 3, HanXRQr2.0-SUNRISE, whole genome shotgun sequence):
CTAATCTCATCTTAGACATGTGACAAGCATGAATATGGAATAACAGCTTTATGTTTAAAGTATAATTAAAAGATAAAGGATACTGTGAATAATAGTCCAAATTTTCTCCTTTAAAGTGACTACGGgtttttatattattaacaagTGGTTTTGTACAtggttatgttatgttatatgtgtatgtatgttttCATTtcaactagtattaagcccctcgCATTACGGTGGGGGCGTAAAACTATTACAAATAGCACCAAGGCCACAACACCGTTAGCGACCACCAACATTGAAGTTGCGACGTGTTAATGCggagaaattagaccgaaacataaaacatagaaaataataactaagtcgatttaggacccgtgCGTCACGATGAACCTATCAAACAGAAAAAAATAGACGaccataaaaacgttgaaccacacacgcatgttgcgtaatgttaactcgcaaaatttagaacgaagcgtaaaCCAAAGCGTAAAAACGTTCAACCACACATGAACGTTGCGttatgttaactcgcaaaatttagaacaaaacgtaaaacgaaTTTTTGCGAAATATGAAAAGCATAGGGTAccaaagttaaaagtaaaaaagttcTTACGTTAAATTGACAAACATAAAAAACTTtggtgttaaaagtaaaaaaccaaaatagttttaggttaaaattgtaattatatcatttttttgtgaaaatccctCTTAGCATAAAGTACAACTAACGGTAAATAGGTAAATATTACTAGAAATATATAAGATTATCTTACCATGGCAGAAAGAGGGGAAGCATACATAACTATATTAAGGGCAGCACCCATGAAACCTATCACATTAATCCTCACTTCTCCTTCCATAGCAAACTGTGTCACAAAAACTGTCATTGCAAACACCACCACATCGACTATTCCAGCAATCTTAGCAGTTTTCGCCTGAAAATTCAACAGTCAAACTAATTGTAAAACTAATATAGAAAGATCAACGTCTTTGGTAGTAGTTGCAATTTATTTAGACCATAAAATAATCAGGACCCCACACCAACAATCCTTTAAAAACCCTGATCTTATCTTTCAATTAGCGATGGATTACCAACCAAATATCCGTATGATTTCCCATAAGTCCGACAAAATCTGGACATTCTTGCCCCTGGTGTCTGCCAATAATCTCTATCAACATCAGGGGCGGAGCTGGTGTATTAGCATGGTTAGCACGAGACCTTTCAGCCCTGTCTCCGTACCATTTtcgtttgtaatttttttttcggTTCTATACAAAAAATACCCGTTATCCCCAAAAAAATAAAATTGGGATGCCCATGAATTTTGGGCTAGATCGATCACTCatgtatatatatctatatatatatatatatattatatcaaATAGAAAATGAGCATACATATGTCATGATGATAGAGGCATCGAGCgactttttatcaaccaattttGTTTTTTAACTAAAAAGTATAGGTTTCGATATATAGGTTGAAACACTTCTCTAAAGTTCATCTTAATTTATCCACTTATACCACTTCCATATATATAGGGAAAAACTAATATATaagaatatataaataataaacttacCCTTGTTCTTGGAGGGGCATAAATGAGGAACATGGAGATATAAACAATCTCTACAACAACTCCAAAACCATTGACAGTTGCCACCAGGTAACTATCTGGTTTTGTAATTCCATAGTATGTCCATAAACTCGAATTCAACAAAGTGCAAATATAAGGAAGACTCTCAAACTCTTCTGTTGATCCTTTCTTATATATTCTCAAGAAAGTTTTCCTACATATAACAACAAACCATTAGCCTCAATGTGCGTCTGTCCACTACTACACAAATAAGTATCACCGACAGAATACCAAACAATATTGGTATTAtccaaaacaaacaacaaaaacGTCGAAGAACACGTGTTTACTTACGCTGGGGAGAGAAACATCAAAACAGAAATGATATTTCCTGAAACAAATAGTAAAACTAAAAGTGTtggttatttttataaaatttggtGGTAAAAAGTAATAAGTGTAGCGAAATATACCTACGACCCCGACGTAAAAGTACAGGTTGTTCATCTTTAAAGATCAAACAGATGAGCAACAATTAGAACAAGGAGATGATCAAAAGAAGAATAAATGATGCTTCTATGTTTGAACAAAGACAACTGTCTATGTTATATATAAAATGTGGGGATGAACCCTACTTCCATTCATATATAATTGTTTACTTTTTTCTTACGACTTATTGGTTATAAAATCGGTCCCACGAAAGAAGATCTTTATATATTGAACGGCTGGATTTATATTATACATTAATTATTACCTGTACCTTTTCATAAACGTGATGTATTTCAAAAGCAGGTgcttaaatttaaaataaaatgaaAGCAACAGGCaaattgaaataaataaataaataatacaaaGTGAATTGCTTTGTCACCCATTTTGTTTTCACAgtactttattatttttataagattAAATTAGACAAATCATCATCAAGGCATATGATTTTCATAACTTTAAGCTTTActagtctttatttataaacctGCTACATCGATAGTCAATTAAAATCTCGGTGCTCGTTAGATCTTTCAAATGCAGGTGGTTAAGCACTAGTACAAAACTTATATCTTTGGTGGTTAAAAAAACATTTACGGGTAGACCACCATAAAAACTTGTTTTAAATAAAgagttaacttttttttttcctgTAGTGTGACCGTTTTAACgtttttgctccaatagtttaaaaagtATTTCCTCTCTAATGTTCTCATTTTATTGTCAGTCTACTTCCCGTCTCTAACACTTCCCGTCTCTAACTTCAGTTAAAATTATTAGTTGAAAGTCAAGGTATTTGGTAATTGTACATATAAGTATTCAATTTATTTATTTCTTAAATccgtgtgacacctgtgtctgtaatcattgtaaacagttcagttatcaataaaataatgttatttgaacccaatatttgtttgtttatgtttgacatttttcatgttttgtttttttttcaatttcaaactctatatcgctttctgtagtgttatacgcaaactggtgcgtaaacgtaatcagtttaacgcaacaaatactccggaacatcaacatatgcttaacataccttaaataacctttacataacttagaaataagttttgaaggctttggtatggcaaaatcaagtttattcgcttacagggactaaattcgacaaactgcgaaagtatgccgattcgtacagtaacagacattccggaacttgatcataagttaaacataccctaaatatcctttacatagcttagaaataggctttgagaggtttggtgtgctaaaataaactttttggtcatttagggactaaaagcgccaaaaagtgcataagtttgcattttcgcgcatatcttacgttctgaatacatccggacatccaaaaatttatgtaatcattaaaatattttattttagtgactgGCATgggaaaaatccattcgtcgcgcaatttggatcgtttttcgcgttcgtgcgtatttcgtcgtaattaagcgaataacgcgtccgtacgaccaaacgaaccgacatccggcatgtTTTTGAGCAAGTTTCATGTCcactatgtttaggcatcattgtagagctttgaaaatggcttaacgggccttaaaagTATCGAAAATGGGCTTAATTACAtacagggaccaaatctgccaaacAGTTCTAGGCCGGCCGCGTAAGCCAAGCCTTGGCTTTTATGCGGGCCGTGTCCGAACCTGCAGATCAGCAAAACAAGCTGCTGGTTTCAGCAGCTGGGTTTTTGTTATTTGCACCTAGTTTTGGACATTCTATGGGCTCttttaggggctcccatggttttagaaatcAGGGGGTGCACATGTACGGTTgtgatcgaagctcgttttacaaTGAACGATCCTAACAGTCTTGGCTTTCCTATATAAACCCCACCCACTTCAttgcaaaacccacatttgatctgatagttctctaagttgaagtgcttacacttcatacctgagaataatcgggccaaacttccgttcttggaccttttgtaagtattctttcgttcttttatgcatttttagcacgaaagtcaaactttgtttgactttctgcattgactagtttatggtcaagacgaagttcgtttgaacttcataacgtgagcgtaatcacgatggttatagtcccttgtgactatacctgcTGATTACGGCgttaggcttagtgacgagttgtagtttcggccaaaatgcgtattcttgcgtattttgtaaccaaactacttttaggtatcaagaccctttgttttgataccaaacatgttttcaaacctcgttaaacatgttttcacatgtttagctcgtcacttttagatttgtgcttatatagggtcgtaaggtaagcgatctaatcaatcgcttagacttacgaacccgacccatttggtcgatcattaggatccgaccaaacacattaggtgaccatagttgtatagggaataaccttccgaggttataccttatggtcacttcgtttaagtagttgtatgataggtagtttatatgccttaggtaaatgaccaaaatgccctttttgcgccaaattcattttaagcatatgtaacataatttttgacatctaaactgattagacaacATAATTAGACatattaaggcatattttacttgtcataggactagttaggcagtccgaacgcgttttacgcgaacgacgcgttaaaatagcgtaagctacctaaacgggtcgtaatgggtcgtaagcacttaggttaggtttcattttagtattaggctttgttaaaccatattacatgagttcccatactcatttggtttatgaaccctcattctacccgatcctctgattaggtccgtttattaacgtagttacctatattaggtgccgtttgatttccgtgatctctagcattgcttggttgttactcaaggacttctaggcaatctcaagtgagtatatagacccctcttttactgtttttcaaacgttttggggtgaaacatgtgcctacttgttactttcgtgcttttcatgtttttatatcctgtacttgctatgttcattagtacacttatagtacatgatttcatttatgttttgctatgtatgtttacttagcatgctagcacattgttttacattacatttcatgcaatgtatgtccatttagtgcatacttagtacattgttttcacaaaACATTTCTGTTACATATGTTTACTCATCATATGGACAcgttgatttacattacatttctgctatgtatgtttactgagcatgctagcacaattgatttacatgacattcttgctttgtatgttaacttagcataattagtacattgttttcacataacatgcttacatttggtatgacatttggtttgttcaacgggactaaaatacgttcattaacattagctacgccgctcggtaataagtagtggtaccataggacttgacaactcccattcctgatatcctaggtttgtttagatataaggaatgactgaatccgaaaacattttgataacctttactctaaggttatcctacagtctcaaggcttgaatgtatacgTTTAACATgccgcataagtgtttgtatcagtaaagcatgcatttattttgcaaaacatgacttttgatatattcaaaataccttgttttgtacatttttacatttggtttaagtaatcacattttacttaccatatataacatttgttacacattacatgatttacattttgacattaaacatttgccatcttttattgtcacaccccggtttccacgtgtctcaccggtgggcccggtgggggattaccgtgacgtagttggcaacaatatagtcaaaccacacaatatatgaatgcacagtggaagcataaagataattatatttcaaccattgtttgtaatatcaaatgtactacgaatagtcgaaaggtatccacaggggatcaaataaaaatataagttttgttcaacagacgaaggcatcttaagcttACGAGACTCtatatgatgctaaggagaaa
Coding sequences:
- the LOC110929598 gene encoding bidirectional sugar transporter SWEET17, which translates into the protein MNNLYFYVGVVGNIISVLMFLSPAKTFLRIYKKGSTEEFESLPYICTLLNSSLWTYYGITKPDSYLVATVNGFGVVVEIVYISMFLIYAPPRTRAKTAKIAGIVDVVVFAMTVFVTQFAMEGEVRINVIGFMGAALNIVMYASPLSAMKLVWTTKSVEYMPFLLSLFLFLNGGVWTLYAFLVQDWFLGVPNGTGFVLGFAQLALYSIYSKSSPSKVISDDLDSGWQHRHLLPPSTSDDTQQV